One genomic segment of Vagococcus intermedius includes these proteins:
- a CDS encoding Asp23/Gls24 family envelope stress response protein, with the protein MNNNQTTPGGEIVIAPEVIEVIIGIAASKVEGVYGMRGDLASNVNQLLGRTAHSKGVYLKNEEDGLRVDLYCYLNYGVAVPKVALDMQEKVKQQVLYMTDINLSEVNIHVVGVVPEKTENPKIDELFDVEEDE; encoded by the coding sequence ATTAATAACAATCAAACAACCCCTGGTGGAGAAATCGTCATTGCACCAGAAGTGATCGAAGTGATCATTGGGATTGCGGCATCAAAAGTTGAGGGTGTCTATGGTATGCGCGGTGATTTGGCTTCTAACGTCAACCAGTTGTTAGGACGTACGGCACATAGCAAAGGTGTTTACTTGAAGAATGAAGAAGACGGCTTAAGAGTGGATCTTTATTGTTACTTGAATTATGGTGTAGCTGTTCCAAAAGTTGCGCTTGATATGCAAGAAAAAGTAAAACAACAAGTTTTATATATGACTGATATTAACCTTTCAGAGGTTAACATTCATGTCGTAGGAGTTGTTCCTGAAAAAACAGAAAACCCAAAAATTGACGAATTATTTGATGTAGAAGAGGATGAATAG
- the nusB gene encoding transcription antitermination factor NusB, whose amino-acid sequence MNRVELTRHEIREKALQALYPFDFDGEVNKAEAIEYALAYNNAEVVSEDGEMFVPGYLDVLVTGVCNHKAELDELIKANLKKWTLNRIAKPDLIILRLAVYEIKYVEQVPAKVALNEALELTKKYSDDESRKFVNGVLSNIIAKEDSEK is encoded by the coding sequence ATGAATAGAGTGGAATTAACTCGACACGAGATAAGAGAAAAAGCGTTACAAGCCTTATACCCATTTGATTTTGATGGTGAGGTAAATAAAGCAGAAGCAATCGAATATGCCTTAGCCTATAATAATGCAGAGGTTGTAAGCGAAGATGGCGAGATGTTTGTTCCTGGTTACTTAGATGTTTTAGTAACAGGTGTATGTAATCACAAAGCTGAATTAGATGAGCTGATTAAAGCTAATTTAAAAAAATGGACACTAAACCGAATTGCCAAACCAGATTTGATTATTTTACGTTTAGCTGTTTATGAAATCAAATATGTAGAGCAAGTACCTGCAAAAGTTGCGCTTAATGAAGCATTAGAGCTGACTAAAAAATACAGTGATGATGAGTCACGTAAATTTGTTAATGGTGTATTATCAAATATTATTGCTAAAGAAGATTCAGAGAAATAG